agagagagagagtccgtGAATTGCGGACCAACCTGCCTCGTCTtcctcatttttctctctccgtACCAGCCAAAACAAAAACGTGAGCCATAAACAAAGCGAGGTCATGTGGGGTCCACGTGAGTAGAGTAGAGTGGACCCCACCAGTTCGAGAGCAACAAGAGGAACAGAACAGAacacaatgagagagagagagagagccgtCTCTAGTCTCTAGTCTTACGTCTGTGCCTGCCTGCCTGCCTTTGTCTCAATTCTCATTTCTCAAACTCtcatcttaatatatatatatatatatatatattttttttttttagtggtaaattttattattattattttatttatttttgccatttttggtaTTAATTGGGCTGAGAGCATCCACATCCGGATCTCAAATcctatcttattttaccatcccaaaaaactactttattacttataccataccatttttcaacatacccaacatcccaacttttattttcctattctacttattaaaataatatttttatacaataaaataacatatccCACAATTACCATCATTTACaataaaacatattatttaatctttccctctctttatttctgttcaacaaccacaaccactaCCACCGACTCACTACACACCTGATACCGCCACTGCCACTACCAGCATCACCTCATAATTTACCGTCaacacccacaaaaaaaaaaaaaaaaaaaaaaaaaaaaaacctgggcAGCAAACCCACCCTGCCACCCACTGACCCAAAAAAACCACCAATCACCACCACCGACGCATTACACACCTGACACCACCACGCCACCACCAACAACACCCATAATTCACCgtcaacacccaaaaaaaaaaaacccaggcAGCAAACCCACCCTGCCACCCACTGACCCAAAACCCACTCTGACGGAGCCATAGACACCCACCCCACCGTCGACCCACCAGCCACAACTacttccaccacctccaccGTCGGCCCACTAGCCATAACCACAAACCTAGTagctgaaccaaaaaaaaaaaaaaacacaatccaaTGGCAACACAGCACAGCCAAATCCagccaaatcaaaatcaaaaccaaaatcaaaatcctaaatcaaaatcaaaatccaaaatccaaaatccaaaatcaaaaatcaaacccactGTTCTcgcaaaacccaaacccaaacccatctgTTCTCACCGGCAGCGATGGCGAGAGAGAGAGGGTCGCCCGTCGCCGTCTGGATTCAGCCCGTCGCCcgtcatcatcgtcatcatcttCGACCCAAACGCCAAACGCCAAACACCACCCAAACGCCACCCAATCGCCACCTAAATTCGACCCTCACGCCGGAAACCCACGACCTCCACGCCTCCACCACAGCTTTTCTGATCAAGCCTCCACGCCGTTGCCTCCATTCCgttgaagaagagagagcaggaagaaagtgagagaaaagaaacagaaaaaatgagagaggagagaggaatTTACCGGGataaatgagagaggagagagaaatgagagtattaaaaaattatttttttttataacattcagctacagtaccatcttacatttgagatggtactgtagctaaaTCCCAAATTTGGAATTGGCATATTGCATATGGCCTTTCCATTGTTGGGTAGTTTTGGGGCTTAAATGCCAAATGTTCCTAACATTTGGCATTTAGAAGCCCCAATGCTGATGCTCTGATTGATTAGCCCTGGACCGACCACCACCTGCCCActcaaaaaatgcaaaattaaatttttttttaaaaaaattggacaaGTACGAAAATACCCTCCTGATCTCACATGATTATGGGTCCATTCACATGAAATTGGGCCGGTGGAGCAACCAACTCTGCCAATTCTAACATCATGCTAGCTGGATAGTTGCTCCTCTACCAAGATAGTCTGACATTATATAAATGATtcctattcaaaaaaaaaacgccaaataaataaaaacaaaaagaaaaaaaaaatgtatataagaGTACATATTTTTGTGAATCATAATAAGCTGTGTAAGCCCATGATTCGTGTTGTGTTTATGCATAAAAAGATGTCCAGAGACCAAGTACTATAAGGGGTAgatactccaaaaaaaataaaaaatactataagGGTCAAGGAATTTGGTTAcattattaccaaaaaaataaaaaaattataagatgtgtgctgtgtatgtgtttgttttattatttttatacaatttgactttttttttgagaatgttcttcaaaaaaaaaaaaagacttaataaaaaaaacaaaacataagtCTATACctatacaaataaataatatataaatatagatgtATTGGATTGTAAATCtttcaattgaatttaaatgCATAGTTGTATCAATTAATATAACAAAGAATTTTGCAGTTCAATTGATACTAAGGGCATTCACGGTTGGATCAACTCAAGTTTGTATTCAACTCATACCCGACTTGATCAGATTGGGTGGAGGAGAATGTAATCTGTTGTCAATTGATAAGGAACATTAGTTCGGATGGACGAGCTCTTTACAAGTGGCGATTGAATTGGTCGACACCGGCTAACGAAAGGGTGAGGCAGAAATACAACCTTGCTTTTGTCAATATTcaacaaattatcaaataacTCCAAATGTTTGGTCTACTAGTTTCTAAGGTCTTATATAATCCTAAGTTTAAAATTCATAACTAGCATCTTAGGCTCATGATGTATGAATCAAGATATTAGATCCATTTGATTAGACATTTTGGGAGtttaaaatagtgtttttaaaatccaaaactctGTTTTacaaccacaattttttttttttacaaacgcTCATTCTAAACTCAAAGAAtcattttctaatagtttaTACAAATACACATTAcacacaaatataaaattaaaaagggcAAATTCCAACACACACTAATAAGTTTCTCAAACTATTTCACCTcccattttagccaaaaattaATATGGGGCACGTTATACGCCAGACATAGGCCCAACAAAACAAGAGGTCCACAACAAAAGAAGGATACCAAAGTAAATTTAGGCACACTGAGCCGACGCATCAGTAACCAGAGAaattaagaaatgaaaaaaattactgGTGGgaaaacgaaaagaaaaaaagctgaTGAAGGCGATGAAGATTacaacaccaacaacaacaacaacaccaatACCAACACCAACAATTTCTCTTCGTACAAATGGAATCATCGGTTTTCTTAACCTTAACCACTCACCCCAATACAATCATCTTTTTCCACGAACCATTGTCCCTCCCAATAccattaattattattgctacTATTATGCTTCACTTTCTCCTTCTCCTCTCTTAGCAAatattctctctccttttctctctctttctctctctctatctctctcaccCTCTCATTCTCACCACTCAGATCCGCCTTTGCCtccatttcaagttttttagGTACTGATTCTGCGAACAATAGTAAAAGAaactgatttaaaaaaaaaaaaaaaaaaacttatttttagttgttttttccatttcttctttGATATTGCTGATCTGGGtattgcttctttttttgttttggatgcTATGATGGGATAAAgattggaactttttttttttttttttttttttttttttttttttatggttaccCAGAAATATATGgatgattgttgttgttatgCTCAagttggaatttttattttatttttatattaatggGGGTGGAATCGATGACTTGTTCTGATGTGATGGGGTTGTTGAATCGAAATAGAGGCTTGCTATGGGTTTTGAGTTGTTGATATGttaggttttgaatttgattttcatTTACATACGCTGTGGCTGATGTGAATGGTGTGGATATGAGGAAATTTGGAAAACTTCCTTGAAATGAGTTTTAAGGGGTTGTCTGTCACTCAGCCGAGTtgaatttattgtattttttaggTCCAAAATAATGAATGGTTGAACATTTCAATTTGAAGTTCTTGTCCCTTTGTGCTAGTATCTCTCTGTAACAAAATGCAGCATAGTGTATCTAGTTATTGGTGATGCTGTTTGTGATGTTCTAAAAggttctatatatttttttttaagtgggtgCTCTTCAATTTGCTTGATCATCCGGTTCCCCTCATAACTATTGATATTTTGAGGTGCTTCATTGTGcatgatttggattttttaggAGATTCTTGAGCTTAGGTGCTTAATCATTGGTACCCATCATAATTAGTTTGGTAAGTTTGGTTAGTTTATGGAATGATAGTTGCCTGCCTTGGTTTCTTATAGGAATATGTTTGGAGGAGATAGTAGCAATCCTGTGTTTCCCACGTTCATTGAGGAAGGTCGGTTTCAATATGATACCAGTGGATTGCCTCAGCTGCAATTATTTGGAGATTGTGAGTTTTTCCTAAGAATTTATTACTCATTTATGCTATTTGATTTTCTTCTAGTTACAGATTTAGATTTTCTAATTCTGTTGTTTTGTTGTcctaaaatgttattttgatattgatgTAGCTTTTGTACATGGTTCTACTCTTATTGTCTGGTCCTGTTATTGCTTCTGGACGGTTGTTATGTGCTTGGtctctctatattttacaactTTGATCAATTAGGATTTTGGACTAGGTTTCTCATTCAGTTTGTGCATTTAAGACTTTATTATTGCATAAATTAAGGATGATGTCTTTGTTGCCTGTGCCATAATTTGAACAAATAATTTGATTGTTTTAACTTAATACATGTTTGTAAGTCCAGGTAATTTCAATATATAAGCGGATTAGAGTTACTTAACAGATAATGATGAGAGGAGAAAATGGGCTATATATGCTTAAGGAATATGCATTTTCTTAACTCTTCCATTTTTGTATGAGTAGTTGGAGCTGGCATCATATGTTTTTGTGTACATATTATTGAAGATCAATTATCAGAAATGTGCAAGTAATTATGATTGAATGATGACTGGTTATTGGTAAATAAGCCAGTGTAGTTAGATTAATTTTTCTAGTGTTTTCAATGGGTCACCATATACTTATGTTTAGATGTGGGATGTAATGCTACAGCGCTGCTAGCACACAAGTTTGAATTCTATGCAACATTTGTAAAACATAACCACAAACGACAGTGGTCATTAAGCACCTGAACTTTGAGCATTTTACATCAGGATTAATAATTTTGACATTGTCCTGGACAGAAGAAAACATAACATATTCTCCATGTATCACCTCTTGTGACCCTGTCTCTTTGTCCCTTTCCAGTTTGTCCCATTACAGCAATCTTTATCCTCTACCATttcttgtgagttgtgacttaTCTTGTCAATACAATACCTCTTTTTTCCcccactttctttctttatgttatTAGATGTgatgtgttatttattttttgatatacTTACatctaaatttaattttctttctgtTGCTCTCATTGTTTATGTCGATTTTATATGGTTATAACTTTGtggcatttttctttttcatttaaaaatattttcagtgtCTTTTGTTTAATCTATAAGGTAACTTTGCAATATGTACAGTCCCAGTTGGATGCAACATTGGTCCTTTAAACTACATTGGAAATGACCAAACGACTCCTATGGAGCAGCCAATCAAAAGAGCCAGGGAAGCAGAATCTATTTCCAGACAGCAGCAAAAACGTCTTTTATCTCTAAATAATAACTTCTCTCAAGATAAAGCTGGTCATTCTGGAAGCATTCTGAATCCTAATCCTGTATCAACTGGGTTGAAACTTTCATATGAGGAGGATGAACACAATTCTTCTGTTACTTCTGCAAGTGAAAGTATGACAGGTGTCCTTCCCGCTATTTTATCCCTTGGCGATAATCTGAAGATAGAGATTGATCGGCAGAAAGAAGAATTTGATCGTTATATTAGACTTCAGGTAATAATCTAATTCCACAAACTAGCTTATGGTGTTGTTGTGTCAACATCTAACATCTTAACAATACCTGCAATTCTTTTTATGGTGAAAGAAtcagaaataaaattttgatccTTTTTATCACCACTTAGGAGGTTGACACCTAGACATTAGTTTGCGATAGATTTGTTGCTTCTTGTTTTATGATACCCTCTACAACCAATTCTTCATTGGTGTGTTTCAAACAGGAAGAAAACATACTCAAGGGTGTGAGGGAACTGAGGCAAAGACAAACAGTTTCTTTCCTGAGTGCCATAGAAAAGGGAGTTGATAGGAAGTTACGTGAAAAAGAGCTTGAAATAGAGAATATGAACCGCAAGAACAAGGAACTAATGGAGAGAATAAGGCAGGTCGCCATGGAAGTTCAGTCTTGGCACTATAGAGCAAAGTACAATGAGTCTGTAGTCAATGCCTTGAAAAGCAATTTGCAGCAAGTCATGTCTCAGGGTGCTATGCATGGGAAGGAAGGATGTGGGGATAGCGAGGTAGATGATGCAGTCTCTGGGACTAACGTGGATCACCTACGCATTGTAGGTGGGTCTGGAAATTCGGTCTTTACGGAGAAACAGTTGAATTGCAGGGCTTGTAAAGTTAAGGAAGTCTGTGTCTTGTTGTTACCTTGTAGGCATCTGTGTCTCTGTAAGGATTGTGAAGGGTTTATTGATGTATGTCCTGTGTGCCGGGAAATGAAGACTGCAAGTGTTCAAGTATATATGTCTTAAAAAAGTGTAATGGTATCAAGGCATATTTCTAGGCACTTGTATTCCTCATTACCCCTTTACTGcaatcaatttaatttattaatgttaTCATGGTCACTGGATTTATGGGTTGTTAAATGGAGGTAGTGCTTAAGTTAAagagtttttaagaaaaattataatggCTCAAGTATCATTAATTTAACTAGTTTAGAAATCTCTGGAAAGGATTTTAAGCATCATCCATGTATAATATTAGTGGgaattgtgttttcttttttgttggctTTTCTAAACAAAGTTAATTTGGTTTCTACTTTCTAATGCCATTTAAAATTGGGTATGTTCTAGACTTATAGTACTGTCATGGACTCATGGTCCCACTCGGATGTGGGATATAAACTGTTCCCAACAGATAAAAAGATGAGTGGAAAAGAGGGGAAAGCATGCTGATATTGGAGATATATAATTACaactttgattttgatattgaaggTAAGTGAGATGAATGAACCAGAATTTGAGATTACTGGGTTagtttttaaaaactgaaagGTTTAAACTAGTGGAAAATGATATGCAAGAAAGGTTGTTCAATTTGTACagatttatgtaataaaaattgtggTAACTGTCACTTCAAAAGGCCTAAAACGGACTTTAGAATGTACAAGGTTTCTTTCGAAACCTTTCAATACCCAAACCCTTTTATATATTCtaattaaatgtgaattttgaaaatctaattattagATTACATGATAAGTATggtaaacttccatttttaaaaatctatttgaTGGGATCATTGTAGGTATGGTAAACTTGCATTTTTTACTACTGAATTAGAAAAATTAGAATGCCAACTGAGATCAACATCCCAACAAATGGTCTCAGACTCACTTAACTCAAAATGGCTGATGGGAATTATAGATACTTTCTCTTTGGGAGATCTGGTATCATTGTTTAATGCACCTCTGGGTTCATCTAACTTTGTACATCTTGTCTATCATTGGTGCTATCTATAAATACCATTAGATTCAATAGTCAAGAATATTTCCACTCATATATGCCATAAAAATATTCTGATTCCAGCAAAGTTGGAATGGCAAGCACCATCACCTAAAATTCattattgtcaaaaaaaaatttcacaaattttttttttttggggggtgggggtgtATCACTGTCACAGATCTAATCTAGCTACCTGCTAATCAATTTGCCGGTTGTTGGAAATGACAGTCCAAGCCTGGATGATCAAAGCCTTGTTATTTTCTTCCCATCCTTACCAATAAgtcaaaaattgaatttaatacACTTCCACTACAGATGGgatattttcctttctttttttggccgCCAAACAAATGGGACTTCTCCTCTTTTGGTCGTAAAGAAAAATAGATGGgacttaaaagaaatattaaaaaataaaataaaacaaaacatctATGTTACCTACCATTACCAAGACTTGAAAaggaaattaagaaataatcAAGAAATGTAAATTACATTTATCAAGTTGATATTTTAGTCACTGAATCATGGATTGAAAAATCAATTCGATCCATAAATTATGGATTACATCAATTTATTCCCTACAATTTAAAAAGGGTTCTGTATTATACTAATATGTTTCTGGTTTTACAATttaattgttataaaattttgaaaatgtaattttacaaACTTAAGGTTTTCAAGCATAATTATTAAACCTGGACCAAACGTTAATCTGGTCTATGAGCTGAGTCACTGGTTCAACTAGTGAGTCACCGGTTCAACTAGTGAGTCACcggtcaaataaaaaaattaaaaattaaaaatatataaatgtaagattgaaaaattataacatgaatatgtaaattaactattacaacttacaataattaattatttaattttatacataaaaagattaatataataaaaaaattcttaatagTGTTTAATTTATATTTGGCTGTAAAGTTAAGGTCAGTTAAAGTCTAAAGCAATAAACAAATTCAAAgcaataaaatagtaaaaaattcaaagaagaaaCAATGGTCACGGTGTCACACACTCACATATTacacagagaaaaaaaattaaacaaaaaaaaaaaagatgcttaAACTTAAAGGCAATAAACaaataatgtattaaaaaaaatctaaacaaaggaagacaaatgaagttttaaatGTTTGATGTGCTCATGTGGCCATCCTTGCCAACTGGTGGCTAACTACTGAAGTGAAAAGtgtttagacttttttttttttttgagaaagtgatTTGTTTAGACTTGAGCACAGAAAACTGATGCACAGTAGCAGCCTCGCAGGTTTGGAGAACTGTGAAAAGTGATGGTATAGTGTGAACCAGCAGAGaatatgcacttttttttttttttagggttttctctaaTTTAAATTACTATATTATTACAAATTAAACCGCAAAATAGTCGATAGAGTGAACCtaataatgtaattttatataattcacAAACTCAATCAGGTTGCATGGATTGCTTAAAACTCGCTAAATTTTGTCAGTTTTGACCGGGTCATATACTATTCCGATCTAATTGATTATCCAGCCCAAGTTAATAACATTGTTTCCAAGAGCTAAAgatagaaacttttttttatctcatataaatattataaagatTTAAAAGTTTTCACACTCGCttcataataattatttatcattatatcaaaacattaatataTGTTCTTTTGGCATAAGCAAGATTCCACGTACCTAGTCTTAATAAcaaaagatttcttttttttaagaaccgAAAGACTTTATCATTtgactatttaaagaaaaattgactaattaaagaaaaagaaaaagaaaaaaaaaggattaggatgaaaatttgatagacgaaattaataaaatatctgTTTGAATTTAACATCCAACtgttaatttaaaatgtatatatatttttaataatttattaatatgttttCTTTTGGAATAGACAAGATTGATGTACTTAATCTTATAACAaaatactctctttttttttccagataGGCAAGATTCGATGTATCTAGTCTtgataacaaaataattttttttttgggaataccAAAAGACTAACAATTGActaattagaaaagaaaaaaagaaaaaagaaaaaagaaaaaaagagaataggacgaaaattttattgactaaattgataaaattacgTGACTGTTTGAGTTTGACATTCTGATTTGAAACtaagtatatttttaaatctaattttttattctagttacaaaattttaaagtatttttataaaaaaaaaaaaaacaggtaCACCAAATCAACACAACCCAAAATTTACAAACATCAGGTCAGGATAACAATTCTTCAAAAACCCACATCATTTGCaacaaaaaactgaaattgaagcggtcaacaataattttataatttcaccTCACTACTACTTACAGATAATCATATCAAAGTctaataaattgtaattttgtacTTTCACATATAAAACATTTACTCACAATCAATCGTATCAAAAATATGACACTAGTAAAAAATTGTGTAACCTAGACTTTCTCGGTAAGGATATACATCCAAATTCATAtctcataattaaaaaaaaattcttaaattaaatattaaaaaataaaaatattaattaattaataataataataataataatttaatactaATATTAGATACAAAAGAAAGAATCCCCAAGAATATGCGAGACATTTGCGATTCCGTTTATTGTTGTcgtttatctttctttcttttttctttttcatattttccacttttctctctcactACTTCGCTTCACCAACCCAACTACCCTCGCTTCCTCGACGGACTTTCCAACGCttaaatatctctctctctccaaatttataaacccttttctttctttctctctctctctcacacacaaaagCTTTGAGGCTTTCGAAAATGCAGAGCGCGTCGTTCACACTCGCGTCTCCTGCGCCATCGCTCTCTCTCCTAAAGCCACGGAGGCAGTCTCCGAGCTTGAGCTTCAACCCTAGATTCGATCCCATTCGCGCTTCTTCGTCGTCTTCGAACCTCAACAACGATTATTTCAATGTGAATCTCTCTACTCGCCGATCCTggtctctctctccttcttcgTCTTCGTCGCCGATTAAACTTAGGCCTTGGAATGCGCCGCC
The Quercus lobata isolate SW786 chromosome 10, ValleyOak3.0 Primary Assembly, whole genome shotgun sequence DNA segment above includes these coding regions:
- the LOC115962445 gene encoding E3 ubiquitin-protein ligase BOI-like isoform X2 produces the protein MFGGDSSNPVFPTFIEEGRFQYDTSGLPQLQLFGDFPVGCNIGPLNYIGNDQTTPMEQPIKRAREAESISRQQQKRLLSLNNNFSQDKAGHSGSILNPNPVSTGLKLSYEEDEHNSSVTSASESMTGVLPAILSLGDNLKIEIDRQKEEFDRYIRLQEENILKGVRELRQRQTVSFLSAIEKGVDRKLREKELEIENMNRKNKELMERIRQVAMEVQSWHYRAKYNESVVNALKSNLQQVMSQGAMHGKEGCGDSEVDDAVSGTNVDHLRIVGGSGNSVFTEKQLNCRACKVKEVCVLLLPCRHLCLCKDCEGFIDVCPVCREMKTASVQVYMS
- the LOC115962445 gene encoding E3 ubiquitin-protein ligase BOI-like isoform X1, whose product is MFGGDSSNPVFPTFIEEGRFQYDTSGLPQLQLFGDCNFAICTVPVGCNIGPLNYIGNDQTTPMEQPIKRAREAESISRQQQKRLLSLNNNFSQDKAGHSGSILNPNPVSTGLKLSYEEDEHNSSVTSASESMTGVLPAILSLGDNLKIEIDRQKEEFDRYIRLQEENILKGVRELRQRQTVSFLSAIEKGVDRKLREKELEIENMNRKNKELMERIRQVAMEVQSWHYRAKYNESVVNALKSNLQQVMSQGAMHGKEGCGDSEVDDAVSGTNVDHLRIVGGSGNSVFTEKQLNCRACKVKEVCVLLLPCRHLCLCKDCEGFIDVCPVCREMKTASVQVYMS